Sequence from the Nilaparvata lugens isolate BPH chromosome 10, ASM1435652v1, whole genome shotgun sequence genome:
ataagtattatagatatatatgttttaatgaattatcagaattattgtggaagctcatatctgggcctataaagatttttatgagactatatcctataaaaaaccacgacctgatttttatagttattaaaatatttcatgctctaccgattgatgccaagcaggaggctaatcgttatttaattataaaaaataacgtgacaatatatatatatatataaatatatataaatatatatatatatatattgtgatgaattttataaatagacctcatgagaagagaggaaaattgtgattaccttttaaaatgaaagaatttgctaaaggaacgGTTAGCGACCGAGTgataaagcttccttatcagtaactgtacaTTAGATAAgggtaccgttctgtactgaatattttctagaaaattatttaataaaattattattattccgcaaataaagcacgaagcatttatgaattgctcattgaattttgaggttacactttgtttactaccgatcagatgttttaaagcagcccaaacacagctgactaattcaacgaattttaaaatgtcatgccagattcatgcacgctataattttatttctaaaaaagtaaaaactatcaataaaggaccaagaatttcgaataaaaaataaaatgtatgtattattgttgaaattatttattacttaaaaaattatattataatgtcaagtattattgtaactaactaggtcatagcatgaacattatattattgataagaacaacagaaattaattatcacagtctcaaacataataaaaattgtataagaatattaatttattgattattacttcaactgaaccacatggtgattaaatctctttggcaaacctaagccaatcatagtgcatagaaatagcaccaaaaaggtgatcgtttgaaaacaacacatgtaatctactatcagacaacaaacctgccttatcatatgcgctagcacatgtacattgtatgagaggaactatgtctaggagattaagcagttttaagaattatataaattgaattattatcgtgattaaaggaattatattctattgcttgccactgacgtcatgtctacgtcacaatcgttccaccaatggcaaatttttatgcaaatttattacaccgagattctcagaagaaaggttctagccaagaagcttagagaaaagatggcacttcccttttgaaatcctcaccattcagacctcgttaaagttaccaagacctatctgtaagattttcgttcgattttgtatgttttatttgtgagccaatattttaggctattctatttgttattcgtaaatctatgttcatcaatcgataaattgaaagtttaaagttgaattatcccttaattaatttggtgaaggaaatatttaaattaaaattccccacgtgctgagaccaaagcctggattgctgccaaccaaacgattttgatccaaagaagaaaaccacgaccgccaaggaatttcacgtgagttataagtttaaaggggccccaatctacgcttcaaaaatatttcagtgcagaagatataaaattttcttcgttaaattaatgGCCAccccgacaagcgcttttagttattaagagcctagaatttattcatatagaatttctaagaacttgtggttgattaactatcctccactgccagaaccacgaccccgaacaattttaaaaaacattttttattcatttttcactattttttcaaaactattaaattttatcaattgtaaaattctgtcgaatcatgcatggtgtcatgcaaatacaagaaaattgctaatcatctttgttaatgctaaattattaccaatctgtaaatcaaattccgaatctgcactgtgtgaatatatattttattataatatatttcaattttgttaatctgtcttctgagttcgattatttcctaAGCctatcaattattgtgtctgatacattctatattatcaagaaccgatcgaataagatcattgaaataattgaagtaaGCTGGGTATTGGAACAGGTCCTAGTGGATGTAGTGAATGGGGTCAGATCGAGGtatttattctctgtccttacctgctcatatatcatctttcatctgttaccaacctcgacttaggagcgaatacatcaacagtacagcagatgcagccagagatcatataatttcctacaatagagctaaaaacccgacaagactctgttctcgaaatatattccgaacgatatctggtctTTGCACACTACCTTaatcttcggaacttattagagacgcagtcccgtaaattatctacatcgggatttttgcccgacctgtatgattttgtatgctcattcttcacaggtaataattttaaggtatccgtattcagtgtttagcgtccgctacactacttataaaaatttcatcaccatacaatctgtcataagaagaatcaagggtgagcgagcgtttaggcctcctgcgattccgacaattgtattgaatcttgtagtgagtcaatcagtctggtgtacacttagcgtccacgcacgcagttacaaaatttataacctcaacactgttgattcagtgcaagattcaccctacgtGTATCGACTTATCCTTGGAgctgagagtgactcccccaggaaaagctttacatgatttggcgcccaactgtgataggcattgaagaggtggataatcgactacgaggattatatagttgctcagtatactatagcgctgacaacgggaaaatttttgaaaaattcatggttgtgaatttcttcaaatttaatattaactgttcactgttatataaaataacaagacgtgccatattcaatttttgagcagaaaagaaatttatcgattgatgaattttgtagagaaaaaatcgaactcagaatttcattattgtgttacttgaaaattggtcatattataagtcataggtataagaaataccataagaaagGTGATATTATTTTAAGAGTATTAGGTCTatattaaatcaatttatagaaatttacagaaaagaggattgaagttatttacatttttaaaagtttttaaggcATAAAAAGGGAAGCCAAactaaatcacggatatattgtggaataattcaagcagaacactgctgcttttatataaaattttgtgaagaatACTAGCCTTATATGGAATTGCGGCAAGAacttataagagtaaaatatttataatagtaataaaaataaattataagaggcgtacctgcgTTACCGCATAATTATCCATTGTGTATCCTTTATGTTATTATcgttttatgttaacgatattgctaatttgattcacttcatcactgaaaacattgctaaatcactttttctgtatttcattcacTGTGAAGCTACAACAATTTCACTTGgatcttttattcaattattttgtatatcacatcagcactttcacgttttttattcactACACCTTTTCGCCGCGTTATTTTTTCGCAaaccatggcaggaaacgacccgGTCAATCCAAGTCTATCGGACCCCgaggacatctcacccgatCGCTCAccgccatccgcatctgccaccgcatccgccgatttccatccaCATATACTGGATGACTTGTCATCgacgcaggtggaggagagctgcattctAGTGGAAGATCCGTCGGCAGCCCAGGAGCCGGAGGACGAAACATTgggagagcatacggacgacgacgccccagaaacaggaactcccatttctcgcACCGTCGCTCGGATGAAGAACCAGCGGATAACCGTTAGCCATACACCCGCTCCCGCAATAGATTGGAACACCCTCCTGGAagcaataaatgatttgaagAGAGACAATAAACAatcaaaggaagaattaaaggaAGACATCAAACAATTAaaggaagacaacaaacaattaagtaaagacaacaaacaaacaaaggaagaattaaaagaagacaataaacaagcaaaggaagaattaaagaaggaaattcaAGAGGTAAAGAAAGACAACAAGCAAACcaatgaagcaataaacaagCTGAATAAGGAAgttcaagaagcaaagaagATAAATGAACAGGGTTTGGAGAGGTTGAGTCAGCGGGTGGACGGAGCATTCCGTGACACCGATAATaccatcaaaaaattaactGAGTGTCTGGATGAATCCATTGTGGAAACAAATAACCGATTGGATCAGATATCCCAGGATATGCATACGAAGGTAATCAACGTCGAAGTCACCCTAAAGGAACACATACGTGTGGAGATGGATACTCTGAAAGAGAAAGTAGTTGATCAAGCCAAACAGCATTGCATCAAAGCAGGAGAGCAGATAACACAAAGCGTGCAGGCCAAAGTCAATGAACATATCTCTACGTGTCAAAATG
This genomic interval carries:
- the LOC120353400 gene encoding uncharacterized protein LOC120353400, encoding MCGPFAGNTRKEYGKHFPSTWISRRHCLDIRRRRPGVTPDRRVFQSIAGAGVWLTVIRWFFIRATVREMGVPVSGASSSVCSPNVSSSGSWAADGSSTRMQLSSTCVDDKSSSICGWKSADAVADADGGERSGEMSSGSDRLGLTGSFPAMVCEKITRRKGVVNKKRESADVIYKIIE